In one window of Kosmotoga pacifica DNA:
- a CDS encoding stage V sporulation protein S, whose amino-acid sequence MEVLKVASNSKPNAVAGALAGVIREKGIAELQAIGAGAVNQAVKAIAIARGYVAPSGINLICLPSFADVEIDGEVRTAIKFLVKPNE is encoded by the coding sequence ATGGAGGTCTTGAAGGTAGCATCCAATTCTAAACCCAATGCAGTTGCTGGTGCTTTAGCCGGGGTTATCAGGGAAAAGGGGATTGCGGAACTTCAGGCAATCGGTGCCGGAGCGGTTAACCAAGCAGTAAAAGCCATTGCAATCGCAAGGGGTTATGTAGCTCCTAGCGGTATTAATCTCATCTGTCTCCCATCGTTTGCCGATGTAGAAATCGACGGTGAAGTGAGAACAGCGATAAAATTTTTGGTTAAGCCAAATGAATAA
- a CDS encoding alpha-amylase family glycosyl hydrolase — protein MYLKMVKSLLDERIKAGKVNYSVPREWFPPRYDGTVKLSGKWIFVNPYEFGSSICSYILSKEKEGVNYLQSLAKIRKETNPNWIHKSNIYGAFIRSTAAYGHLHPDQFEPIDSEGYTESGTILKMIFMLPYLSGMGIDTIYFLPVTKYSDLFKKGEIGSPYSVKNFFKIDPSYHDNLLDGMNVNEEFKAFVEAAHVLGIRIILDFIPRTSARDSELILEHPEWFYWIDVSELESYSAPKIPELGFEIPSDDNLEIIYKNSTVKNHLKKFRNAPSITHPEKWENFVSKNRNNPDFLNELVDTFGVITPPGFSDWVNDTQPSWDDVTFLRFYHDHPFKAANYLDDANSQPPYILYDVIKASLFPGKKPMKELWHTIENIMPYFNGNFGIDGARLDMGHALPVELEKNIIMKARKADPAFAIIAEELVMSNDKKSRESGYNGILGNTWWMEPRIEEGKLKELCYNVLPSLKLPALGAAETPDTPRAAARKGGVAFSKFATTLNFFLPNVIPFINSGQEIFEVQPMNLGLDNTKEGRYMLPRDDRFYGKLAFFDYYALHWNSDDNMKSLISSLARIRRENLSLISPENLRTLFEGDISLICYLYWDSKKGLLVIANADFSNSKELSIDLGYYTWKGQHDVKWRLRNYREDDSVWKVIGALNLTVSPGEVMIATIE, from the coding sequence ATGTATTTGAAAATGGTAAAAAGTTTGCTCGACGAACGAATCAAAGCCGGTAAGGTGAACTATTCCGTACCTAGAGAGTGGTTTCCACCACGTTATGATGGAACAGTTAAACTCAGTGGAAAGTGGATCTTTGTTAACCCATATGAATTCGGTTCCAGCATTTGCTCATACATTCTTTCAAAAGAGAAAGAGGGCGTTAATTACCTTCAGTCGCTGGCAAAGATAAGAAAAGAAACGAACCCTAACTGGATACACAAATCAAACATCTATGGTGCATTTATCAGATCTACCGCTGCCTATGGCCATCTTCACCCGGATCAGTTCGAACCGATAGATTCTGAAGGATATACAGAAAGCGGAACAATACTTAAAATGATCTTCATGTTACCGTATTTGTCAGGCATGGGTATCGATACGATATATTTTTTGCCTGTAACAAAATATAGTGACCTCTTCAAAAAGGGAGAAATTGGCTCTCCATATTCGGTGAAGAACTTCTTCAAGATAGATCCCAGTTATCATGACAACTTGCTTGATGGGATGAATGTGAATGAGGAATTCAAGGCCTTTGTCGAAGCGGCACATGTGCTCGGGATCAGAATAATACTCGACTTCATTCCGAGGACCTCTGCACGGGATTCTGAACTCATTCTGGAGCATCCTGAATGGTTCTACTGGATCGACGTTTCTGAACTAGAAAGCTATAGTGCACCTAAAATTCCTGAACTGGGATTTGAAATTCCTTCGGATGACAATCTTGAGATCATTTACAAAAACTCCACGGTGAAAAATCATCTTAAAAAATTCAGAAATGCACCTAGTATTACACATCCCGAAAAATGGGAGAATTTCGTCTCTAAAAATAGAAACAATCCAGATTTCCTTAACGAACTGGTAGATACTTTTGGAGTGATAACCCCCCCAGGGTTTTCCGACTGGGTGAACGATACGCAACCTAGCTGGGATGATGTCACGTTTCTGAGGTTCTACCACGACCATCCTTTCAAGGCCGCCAATTACCTTGACGATGCCAATTCACAACCTCCATATATCCTTTACGACGTAATCAAAGCTTCTCTTTTCCCTGGAAAAAAGCCTATGAAAGAGCTGTGGCACACCATTGAAAATATAATGCCCTATTTCAATGGGAATTTCGGTATCGACGGTGCGAGGCTGGATATGGGACACGCATTGCCTGTTGAACTTGAAAAAAACATAATCATGAAAGCTCGAAAGGCCGACCCAGCGTTCGCCATAATAGCCGAAGAACTCGTTATGAGTAACGATAAGAAGTCCAGGGAATCAGGCTATAACGGTATACTGGGAAACACGTGGTGGATGGAGCCCAGGATCGAGGAAGGTAAATTAAAAGAACTTTGCTATAACGTCCTTCCCTCTCTCAAACTTCCTGCACTGGGAGCCGCAGAAACACCTGATACTCCCAGAGCTGCAGCGAGAAAGGGTGGGGTGGCCTTCTCAAAGTTTGCTACCACCCTGAACTTCTTTTTACCTAATGTCATTCCATTCATCAACTCTGGTCAGGAAATATTCGAAGTTCAGCCCATGAACCTTGGATTGGACAACACCAAAGAAGGCAGATACATGTTACCGAGGGACGATAGATTCTATGGAAAACTCGCTTTTTTTGATTACTACGCCCTCCACTGGAATTCCGACGATAATATGAAAAGCCTGATCAGTTCTCTGGCAAGAATTCGAAGGGAAAATCTGAGCTTGATCTCTCCCGAGAATTTAAGAACATTATTTGAAGGAGACATTAGCCTTATCTGTTATCTATACTGGGACTCAAAGAAAGGCCTTTTGGTAATTGCTAATGCAGATTTTTCAAATTCAAAAGAACTATCAATTGACCTGGGATACTATACCTGGAAGGGTCAACACGATGTGAAATGGCGCCTTAGAAACTACAGAGAAGATGATTCCGTATGGAAAGTTATTGGGGCATTAAACCTGACGGTGAGCCCCGGAGAAGTAATGATTGCAACGATAGAATAA